The proteins below are encoded in one region of Levilactobacillus namurensis:
- a CDS encoding 6-phospho-beta-glucosidase — MSLTKTGLPKDFLWGGAVAAHQLEGAYNVGGKGLSVADVMTAAGTHDERKITAGVQAGEFYPNHQGIDFYHQYPQDVKLFAEMGFKCFRTSIAWSRIFPQGDELEPNEAGLAFYDRLFDECRKYHIEPVVTLSHFEMPYHLVTQYGGFRSRKVVTFFTRFAKAVFERYQDKVKYWLTFNEINNQSNYDRAFTLFTNSGIQVAPDEDAEEVMYQAGHYEVVASSLAVQIGHQINPDFQIGAMIAMSPVYPATDKPKDVLKAQRAMQARFWFSDVQVEGTYPTWLTQYFDAKGYQLDITKADLANLKRGKVDYLGFSYYMSFATAAREHEDPQFSYNESRDLVTNTYVPQSDWGWQVDPEGLRYSLNWLNDRYHLPLFIVENGIGAIDQLTADHQVHDDYRIKYLHDHIEQMELAIKEDGVPVMGYTPWSAIDIVSASTGQLSKRYGFIYVDRNDDGSGSLARYKKDSFYWYQRVIATNGEDLDSVGGGVHAASSN, encoded by the coding sequence ATGAGTTTGACGAAAACAGGATTACCAAAAGACTTTTTATGGGGTGGCGCGGTTGCCGCGCACCAGCTTGAAGGGGCCTACAATGTCGGCGGCAAGGGCTTAAGCGTGGCCGACGTGATGACCGCGGCTGGGACCCACGACGAACGGAAGATTACGGCCGGCGTTCAGGCGGGGGAGTTCTACCCTAACCATCAGGGAATCGACTTTTATCATCAGTACCCCCAAGACGTGAAGCTATTTGCTGAGATGGGCTTTAAATGCTTCCGGACCTCGATTGCCTGGTCCCGCATCTTCCCCCAGGGAGATGAATTGGAGCCGAACGAAGCGGGGTTAGCGTTCTACGACCGGTTATTCGATGAATGTCGGAAGTACCACATCGAACCCGTGGTCACGCTCTCCCACTTCGAGATGCCCTACCATCTGGTAACCCAGTACGGGGGCTTCCGGAGTCGCAAAGTGGTGACCTTCTTCACCCGCTTTGCCAAGGCCGTTTTCGAACGGTATCAGGATAAGGTCAAGTATTGGCTGACCTTTAACGAAATCAACAACCAGAGTAATTACGACCGGGCCTTTACCCTGTTTACCAATTCCGGGATTCAAGTGGCACCGGACGAAGATGCCGAAGAAGTTATGTATCAAGCCGGACACTACGAAGTGGTCGCCAGTTCGTTAGCCGTCCAGATTGGTCACCAGATCAACCCCGACTTCCAGATTGGGGCCATGATCGCCATGTCACCGGTCTACCCAGCTACGGATAAGCCTAAGGACGTCTTGAAGGCGCAGCGGGCTATGCAGGCGCGCTTCTGGTTCTCCGACGTTCAGGTCGAAGGGACCTACCCGACCTGGTTGACCCAGTACTTCGATGCCAAGGGTTACCAGTTGGACATCACCAAGGCCGACTTGGCGAACTTAAAGCGTGGCAAGGTGGACTACCTGGGCTTCAGCTATTACATGTCATTTGCGACGGCAGCCCGGGAACACGAAGATCCGCAGTTCTCCTATAACGAATCACGCGACCTGGTCACCAACACCTACGTCCCTCAATCGGATTGGGGATGGCAGGTTGATCCGGAAGGCTTACGCTACTCGTTGAACTGGTTGAACGACCGGTACCACCTGCCATTATTTATCGTGGAAAACGGGATCGGGGCCATTGATCAACTGACCGCGGACCACCAAGTCCACGATGATTACCGGATCAAGTACCTGCACGACCACATCGAACAGATGGAACTGGCCATTAAGGAAGACGGCGTTCCCGTGATGGGGTACACGCCGTGGAGTGCCATCGACATCGTTTCCGCCAGCACGGGGCAGTTGTCGAAACGCTACGGCTTCATCTACGTGGACCGCAACGACGACGGCTCGGGTAGCTTAGCACGGTACAAGAAGGATTCCTTCTACTGGTACCAGCGCGTGATTGCGACCAACGGTGAGGACCTTGATTCGGTAGGGGGTGGCGTCCATGCCGCAAGCAGCAACTGA
- a CDS encoding ROK family transcriptional regulator, whose protein sequence is MIINKDVMRDHNEHSVLQAIVNHGPISRNDISKRLGLNKVTVSDIVGTLLTRKLVVSVGEDRLSNASGRRPELVAYNASYGYVINFSISGSAIEMLATQMDGRALEYSTVSIDQRPIREIVAEMDKMMGQLPKFSVENGLVAISIAIFGVVYQDTIVTSPFVDFENVNLAAHFRERYHVPVILENEANQSAVFEQDFSKQELQSIVSISIHEGFGAGIILNTQLYRGNYGQAGEIGQIMIQDVRDPHRRLATLPNFDTEWSQTALLAKAGRLKKQQDYSLEQLVRDYDRQDPAIVQLLEDFCYQLAIVTSDLIAAYDPQMIFFNSPLIDQVPEILKNIQMKLGFMPLVPPLVMSKDVKYATLLGGASLAIHQVLHMPHTRLIFHH, encoded by the coding sequence GTGATTATTAACAAGGACGTCATGCGCGACCATAACGAGCATTCGGTGCTCCAAGCCATTGTGAACCACGGGCCGATTTCGCGAAATGATATTTCGAAGCGCCTGGGCCTAAATAAGGTCACGGTTTCGGATATCGTCGGCACACTGCTGACCCGCAAACTCGTGGTCAGCGTGGGTGAGGACCGTTTATCGAATGCGAGTGGGCGCCGTCCAGAACTGGTTGCTTACAACGCCAGCTACGGGTACGTGATTAACTTCAGTATCTCGGGGTCGGCGATTGAGATGTTAGCCACTCAGATGGACGGACGCGCCTTGGAATACAGCACCGTGTCCATTGACCAGCGTCCAATCCGGGAGATTGTGGCGGAAATGGACAAGATGATGGGGCAGTTGCCCAAATTCTCCGTGGAGAACGGGTTAGTTGCGATTTCGATTGCCATCTTTGGGGTGGTCTATCAGGACACCATCGTGACCTCTCCGTTCGTGGATTTTGAGAACGTGAATCTTGCGGCGCACTTTCGCGAACGCTACCACGTTCCCGTGATCTTGGAGAACGAGGCCAACCAATCCGCTGTGTTCGAGCAGGACTTCAGTAAGCAGGAATTGCAGAGTATCGTGTCGATCAGTATTCACGAGGGGTTCGGCGCGGGCATCATCTTGAACACCCAGCTGTACCGGGGAAACTACGGGCAGGCCGGGGAGATCGGCCAGATTATGATTCAGGATGTCCGAGACCCGCACCGTCGCCTGGCGACGTTACCTAACTTTGATACCGAGTGGTCGCAAACCGCGCTACTGGCCAAAGCGGGGCGGCTGAAGAAGCAACAAGACTACTCGTTAGAGCAGTTGGTTCGAGACTATGACCGGCAAGATCCAGCGATTGTCCAGTTACTCGAGGATTTCTGTTATCAGTTGGCGATTGTGACCAGCGACTTGATTGCGGCCTACGATCCCCAGATGATCTTCTTCAACTCGCCGTTGATCGATCAGGTACCCGAGATTCTGAAGAACATTCAGATGAAGTTGGGGTTCATGCCGTTAGTGCCACCGCTGGTGATGTCGAAAGACGTCAAGTACGCCACGCTATTGGGCGGGGCGTCACTGGCCATTCACCAGGTACTGCACATGCCCCATACGCGCCTGATTTTTCACCATTAA
- a CDS encoding MFS transporter translates to MSENAPHVEAATKNMVPWKERFAYSLSDFACNLSFQMVGTYLMIFYTDTFGISAAAVGTLFLVARIVDAFDGPFWGIMIDHTHTKYGKSRPYWLWFSIPFAVFCVLVFTTPNLSLTGKLIWAYVTYIGVDVLYSAVNIPITSILPSLTSNPQERVTLSTIRQFMGTAGATLITGITLGMVAFFGGSTTSAHGWFIWSLIVGVVVVLIFAFVFKNTHERVQTKSSRKSIPIKESLKALRRNWPWAIIIFINFIYWLGMQTRSQVTVYFFKYNMHDAGLASFVLSLQIVALVAVVLTPMTSKWIGKRNTMLGGMILACVGQLLLSVGANSLSVPMIIFATIVGYLGTGYVSGLIAVMLADAVDYGEWKNGVRAEGIVTSFSSFSAKLGMGIGGVITGWLLTTTGYVANHAQSAGALRGIELNYIWVPLIGFALSGIALMFYHVDGIEKKMQSDLAIKHAKENAEDDAD, encoded by the coding sequence ATGAGTGAAAATGCTCCGCACGTCGAGGCTGCCACCAAAAATATGGTGCCTTGGAAGGAACGATTCGCCTATAGTTTGAGTGACTTTGCCTGCAACCTCTCTTTCCAGATGGTTGGGACGTACTTAATGATTTTCTACACGGACACGTTCGGAATCAGTGCCGCCGCCGTGGGGACCCTGTTCTTAGTTGCCCGGATTGTCGATGCCTTTGATGGGCCTTTCTGGGGAATTATGATCGACCACACCCACACCAAGTATGGGAAGAGTCGACCGTACTGGTTATGGTTCTCGATTCCATTCGCGGTCTTCTGTGTGTTGGTCTTCACCACGCCGAACCTGAGTTTAACGGGTAAGCTGATTTGGGCCTACGTTACTTACATTGGGGTTGATGTTCTTTATTCAGCCGTTAATATTCCAATTACGTCAATCTTGCCATCATTAACTAGCAACCCACAAGAACGGGTAACGTTATCGACAATTCGTCAATTCATGGGAACTGCCGGTGCGACGTTGATTACCGGGATTACGCTGGGAATGGTTGCCTTCTTCGGGGGCTCAACCACCAGTGCCCACGGCTGGTTTATCTGGTCGTTGATTGTTGGGGTCGTTGTGGTCTTGATTTTCGCGTTCGTCTTCAAGAACACCCACGAACGGGTTCAGACCAAGAGTTCGCGGAAGTCAATTCCAATCAAGGAATCTTTGAAAGCGCTTCGTCGTAACTGGCCTTGGGCCATCATCATCTTCATCAACTTCATTTACTGGTTGGGGATGCAGACGCGGTCTCAAGTTACGGTTTACTTCTTCAAGTACAACATGCACGATGCTGGTTTAGCTTCCTTCGTCTTGAGTTTACAGATTGTGGCCTTGGTTGCCGTGGTCTTAACGCCAATGACGTCTAAGTGGATCGGTAAGCGGAACACCATGTTAGGTGGGATGATCTTAGCCTGCGTGGGTCAATTACTCTTAAGTGTTGGGGCCAACAGTCTCAGCGTACCAATGATCATCTTCGCCACCATCGTGGGTTACTTAGGGACTGGTTACGTTTCTGGTTTGATCGCCGTAATGTTAGCCGATGCCGTTGACTACGGTGAATGGAAGAACGGTGTTCGGGCCGAAGGAATTGTTACTTCCTTCTCTAGCTTCTCCGCGAAGTTAGGGATGGGAATTGGTGGTGTGATCACTGGTTGGTTATTGACCACCACTGGTTACGTTGCTAACCACGCCCAATCCGCAGGTGCCTTACGTGGGATTGAATTGAACTACATTTGGGTTCCACTGATTGGGTTCGCCCTTTCCGGTATCGCTTTGATGTTCTATCATGTTGATGGGATTGAAAAGAAGATGCAAAGCGACTTGGCTATCAAGCACGCCAAGGAAAACGCTGAAGACGATGCCGACTAA
- the ispE gene encoding 4-(cytidine 5'-diphospho)-2-C-methyl-D-erythritol kinase, producing the protein MQLIEKAPAKINLGLDTPYHHQDGAEEWNMVMTSVDLADYVDIQTLTTHKRIRVASDSGFLPNDQRNLAFQAAHLLQSRFKIKQGVNIRIKKNIPVAAGLGGGSSDAAAVLRGLNQLWDLGLSWQELAKLGLQIDSDVPYCVYGRTAHVRGRGERITPLSKLPTSWVVLAKPKVSVSTPSILQRIRYDDLAHPDIDALLRGVRDQDINAMCAAMGNALEPLTAKRYPEITQLKQQMMKFGADAAQMSGTGPTVFGLCSKQSRAQRVFNGMKGFCREVYLVRPLP; encoded by the coding sequence ATGCAACTGATTGAAAAGGCACCAGCCAAGATAAACCTCGGGCTCGACACGCCTTACCATCACCAGGATGGGGCGGAGGAGTGGAACATGGTGATGACCTCGGTCGACCTGGCGGACTACGTTGACATTCAGACGTTGACGACCCATAAGCGCATCCGGGTCGCCTCGGACAGCGGGTTTCTTCCCAACGATCAGCGTAACTTGGCCTTTCAGGCGGCCCACTTGTTACAATCGAGGTTCAAGATTAAACAAGGGGTCAATATCCGCATCAAAAAGAATATTCCCGTCGCTGCGGGACTGGGGGGCGGTTCCTCGGATGCCGCCGCGGTCTTGCGGGGGCTGAACCAGCTCTGGGACCTGGGACTCTCCTGGCAGGAGTTGGCGAAGTTGGGTCTGCAGATCGACTCGGACGTCCCGTATTGCGTCTACGGTCGCACGGCCCACGTCCGGGGGCGGGGGGAGCGGATCACACCGCTCTCGAAGTTACCGACCTCGTGGGTGGTGCTGGCCAAGCCTAAGGTTAGCGTTTCGACGCCCAGCATCCTCCAGCGGATTCGCTACGACGACTTAGCCCATCCAGACATCGACGCACTCTTACGCGGGGTTCGCGACCAAGACATCAACGCGATGTGCGCCGCCATGGGCAACGCTCTAGAGCCGTTGACGGCGAAACGCTACCCGGAGATCACGCAGTTGAAGCAGCAGATGATGAAGTTCGGCGCCGACGCGGCCCAGATGAGTGGGACCGGTCCCACGGTCTTTGGTCTCTGCAGCAAGCAGTCCCGGGCCCAGCGGGTGTTCAACGGCATGAAGGGCTTCTGTCGGGAAGTCTATTTAGTGCGGCCGTTACCTTAA
- a CDS encoding Veg family protein: MPTSLANIKDKLDSRIGEKLMVIAQAGRKKTTERHGILRETYPAVFVVDLDQNENSFERVSYSYTDILTKNIEVDFDE, encoded by the coding sequence ATGCCAACTAGTTTAGCAAATATCAAGGACAAGCTTGATAGTCGCATTGGTGAGAAGTTAATGGTAATTGCCCAAGCTGGGCGCAAGAAGACGACCGAACGGCATGGAATTCTTCGGGAAACCTATCCCGCAGTTTTTGTGGTTGATCTCGATCAAAACGAGAACTCGTTTGAACGGGTTTCATACAGTTACACCGATATCTTAACCAAGAACATCGAAGTTGACTTCGATGAATAA
- the rsmA gene encoding 16S rRNA (adenine(1518)-N(6)/adenine(1519)-N(6))-dimethyltransferase RsmA, with protein sequence MQNNVPEIGSPARTKAILNRYRLVAKKSLGQNFLSDLNILRNIVSAADVNDNDNVIEIGPGIGALTEQLALKARKVVAFEIDENLLPVLDETLMDYDNVKIINQDILKANLPAVIADEFEPGHPVKLVANLPYYITTPILMGVLQSNVTFDQIVVMMQAEVADRLVAEPGNKAYGSLSLVMQYRAHVEVAFDVPRTAFIPQPNVDSAIIRLTPREPLPVKPYDDKALFGFVKGCFAHRRKSLWNNLQGIFGKQPEVRERIAAVLEQVEISRQLRPERLTLINFIELVNAFHAEGLM encoded by the coding sequence ATGCAGAATAACGTACCTGAAATTGGATCACCGGCCCGGACTAAGGCCATCTTGAACCGTTACCGGTTAGTGGCCAAGAAGAGCCTGGGTCAGAACTTCTTGTCCGACCTCAACATCTTGCGGAACATTGTCAGTGCCGCGGATGTTAACGACAACGACAACGTGATCGAAATTGGTCCCGGAATCGGGGCCTTGACCGAACAGCTGGCGTTGAAGGCCCGGAAGGTCGTGGCCTTTGAAATCGACGAGAACCTCTTGCCAGTCTTGGATGAGACCCTGATGGATTACGATAACGTCAAGATTATCAATCAGGATATCCTAAAAGCCAACCTGCCGGCCGTGATTGCGGACGAATTTGAGCCGGGACATCCGGTCAAGCTGGTGGCTAACTTGCCGTACTACATCACCACACCGATTCTGATGGGGGTCTTGCAAAGCAACGTGACCTTCGACCAGATTGTGGTGATGATGCAGGCGGAAGTCGCCGATCGTCTGGTTGCTGAGCCCGGCAACAAAGCTTACGGGTCGTTGTCGCTGGTGATGCAGTACCGAGCACACGTGGAAGTCGCCTTCGACGTGCCACGGACCGCCTTTATTCCGCAACCCAACGTGGACTCCGCCATCATCCGGTTGACGCCGCGAGAACCTTTGCCCGTAAAGCCGTATGACGACAAGGCCTTATTCGGGTTCGTGAAGGGGTGCTTCGCGCACCGGCGTAAGTCGTTGTGGAACAACCTGCAGGGAATCTTTGGCAAGCAACCGGAAGTTCGAGAACGTATCGCTGCGGTACTGGAACAGGTCGAGATTTCCCGGCAATTGCGGCCAGAACGGTTAACCTTGATTAATTTTATTGAATTAGTGAATGCTTTTCATGCTGAAGGGTTAATGTAA
- the rnmV gene encoding ribonuclease M5, protein MKKIKEVLVVEGKDDTKAINRAVNADTIETRGSAIDDDTLALIEKLADQRGIIIFTDPDFSGEKIRKIVAEAVPNAKHAFLPKKEGRPDKAGGSLGVEHATPEAIRAALAHVYTETEAAPELISHADLVTAGLIGGAGAKRRREQLGELLQIGYVNGKQLEKRLRMFGIQPAEFGAALAKLPPLKEDAHAE, encoded by the coding sequence TTGAAGAAGATTAAAGAAGTCTTGGTGGTCGAGGGAAAAGACGACACCAAGGCCATCAATCGAGCCGTGAACGCCGACACCATTGAGACCCGGGGTTCAGCCATTGATGACGACACCCTGGCGCTGATTGAGAAGTTAGCCGACCAACGGGGCATCATCATCTTTACCGACCCGGACTTTTCCGGCGAAAAGATTCGTAAAATCGTGGCCGAGGCGGTCCCGAATGCCAAGCACGCCTTTCTACCTAAAAAGGAGGGGCGGCCGGATAAGGCAGGGGGCTCGTTAGGCGTCGAACACGCCACCCCCGAGGCGATTCGTGCGGCTCTGGCGCACGTTTACACCGAGACGGAGGCGGCCCCAGAGCTGATTTCACACGCCGACTTAGTGACCGCTGGTTTGATTGGCGGCGCCGGGGCCAAGCGGCGCCGGGAACAGCTGGGCGAACTGCTACAGATTGGTTACGTGAATGGCAAGCAACTTGAGAAGCGGTTGCGGATGTTCGGCATTCAACCGGCTGAGTTCGGTGCCGCCCTGGCTAAGTTACCACCGTTAAAGGAGGATGCACATGCAGAATAA
- a CDS encoding TatD family hydrolase, protein MQIFDSHTHLNSEEFITDVPKFVQRAAELGVTRMANVGSNTQLNADAIRLAHQYPQMVAVVGWHPEDSKNYTPDAEKVLEMQLADDQVRALGEIGLDYHWDTSPQETQRKVFARQIAIAKEVGKPIVVHNRDAFEDTYRIIKEAGIQDIGGVMHSFNGDPEWLKKFLDLGMHISYSGVASFKNAHEVHDSVRATPLDVMMVETDAPYLTPEPHRGEQNEPGFTRYTVEAIAKEREATPEEIASATYHNAEEFYHIEED, encoded by the coding sequence ATGCAAATTTTTGATTCGCACACGCATTTGAACAGTGAAGAATTCATCACCGACGTGCCTAAGTTCGTGCAGCGGGCCGCCGAATTGGGCGTCACCCGGATGGCTAACGTGGGGTCGAACACCCAACTGAACGCCGATGCAATCCGCCTAGCACACCAGTATCCTCAGATGGTGGCCGTCGTGGGATGGCACCCGGAGGATTCGAAGAACTATACACCGGACGCCGAAAAGGTCTTGGAGATGCAATTAGCCGATGACCAGGTTCGCGCCTTAGGTGAAATCGGCCTGGACTACCATTGGGACACCTCACCACAGGAGACCCAGCGGAAGGTCTTTGCCCGCCAGATTGCCATTGCCAAGGAAGTGGGCAAGCCCATCGTGGTGCATAACCGCGACGCCTTTGAAGACACCTACCGGATCATCAAAGAAGCGGGGATTCAAGATATCGGGGGCGTGATGCACAGCTTTAACGGTGACCCCGAGTGGCTCAAGAAGTTCTTGGACCTGGGGATGCACATTTCGTATTCTGGGGTGGCCAGCTTTAAGAACGCCCACGAAGTCCACGATTCAGTCCGGGCCACGCCACTTGATGTGATGATGGTCGAGACGGATGCCCCTTACTTGACGCCCGAACCACACCGGGGTGAACAGAACGAACCGGGCTTCACCCGGTACACGGTCGAGGCGATTGCCAAGGAACGTGAGGCCACGCCGGAAGAGATCGCCAGTGCGACCTACCACAACGCAGAGGAGTTTTACCACATTGAAGAAGATTAA